The genomic window CGCCGTGCCCCACTGCAGCAAGTATTCCGCGTGGTCCGGCTGTTGTTCGGCCAGCACCGCGTACTGCTCGGCGACGCCCTTCCAGTCCTGACGACGCGCCAAAACTTCCACCAGAGCTTCGCGAACGGGAACCGAATCCGGGGATCGCTCCAGCAGCGAGCCGAGCGTTTTGGCGGCGGCCGCATACTGCTGCGACTGGCTTTGTGCCTGTCCCAGTCGCAATCCCAGATCGACATCTTCGGGAAACTGTTGAAACCGTGCGGCGTAGTACTGCGTCAGCTTTTCGTAACCTCCATCGGCCAGCAGCACGCTCTCGATTTCGCGCTGCACCTGTTCGTTCAGCCAGCTGCCCGGTCGGACCTGGGGTAACAGGGCTTGCAGATCGGCGAGCGCCTGATCGGCATCGCCCATTCGCAGTTTCAGGCGAGCGATATTCAGACGAACCGTGACGGCCTCCTGTGGGGAAGACGTGGCGGCCAATTGTTCGTAGCGATCGATGGCAGGCTGCAATCGTTGTTGGTCGACCATCAGTTGAGCAACTCGCCGCCATATACCGCGATCGTCGCCGAATTGTTGCTCCAGTTGCGACCACAATTGTTCTGCGTCGTCGTCTTGATTTTGCTGGTAGTACAGCTGGCCGAGCGCCAAGAAGATCGGCAGGGCTTCGGTCCGCGTCGGCTGCCGCTGCAAGGCGCGCTGCAGGGCCGCGGTGGCGGGTTGGATTTGGCCTTCGGCTTGCAACGCCGTGCCCAGCAGGAAACTGGCCATGGGGTCGTCGGGCAATTGTTGCTCGGCGTATTGTAGCGCTTCGACCGCCGCGGCCGCCGCGCCACTGCGTTGCTGCAGCAAGCCGATCAGCAGCCAGCGATTGCCGGCGTTGGTATCGTCCTCGGCAGTGGGGGTCCATTCCGTAATCTGTTCGTCCAGCGTTCCGGCGGTGGCGTGAAATGCGTACAGCCGATCCAGGGCGGTGCCGGGACGCGGGCGGCGGAGCAGCAATTGCGCGTAGCGATCGGCCATCAGCCGTTGCCGCTGGGCGTCGGCTCCCTGGGCGGTGGTTTCCTGGGCGGTGGTTTCCTGGGCGGTGGTTTCCTGTGCAAAAACCCTCGACGCTGGGCCCATCACGGCGATCACGACGAGCCAGAAAACGAAAAATAGCGAAAGAGCAAAACGCATGCGTCGGGGCGGGGGGCAGGAGGGGATTGTCAGCAGGGCAGGACGCAGTAAAAGTACGGTCACTATATTGTATCCGCCCCGTTCCTCCCACACTCCGACAAGAAAGTCCGCCCGGTGTCCGACGCAGATCGCATTACCGAACTGGAAATCCAGCTGGCCCATCAACAGCGGATTACCGAGCAATTAAATGAAGTCCTGACCGAGCAGAACAAGGTCATCGACGGCCTCACGCGACGTCTTCAAGCCCTCGACAATCAAGTCCGGCAATTGCGAGAGCGACCGCAAGCCGAACCCGACATGCTGGACGAGAAGCCACCGCACTACTAGCGGCTCTGCCTGAAAACCGGTTGCCCCTCCCCCTAACCCCCTCCCCCAAATATTTCGCGTTATGAATCTTGGGTGATAGAAGACTTAGTGCGCGAAATATTCGGGGGAGGGGGGACCGGAATTCGCTCGCCTCCCAGCGATCAGAACAGGCTGGCCGGGTCGGCGTTATACAATTTCCGCAGGGCCAGCAGGCCGCTGACCAAACACATGAGGATGGTCAGGATCAGAACCATGCCGATGCGGGAAGCATCCAACAGCATCGGCAGACCGACCGCCCATTGCAGCAGCTGGAACAGCGCCCAGCTGACCAGCAGGGCCGGCACGAAGCCGATCAGCGACAGATACAGCGACTGCCGCACGACCAAGCCTAGAAAGAAGCGGTTGGGGTAGCCCATTGCCTTGAGCGTGGCGAATTCGGGCATGGCGTCGTGGATGCTGGTGAACAGGATCTGGTAGCAGATGATCACGCCCACGGCAAAGCCCATCAGGGACCCGACAAAAAAGATCATCCCAATCGGAGTTTGTTTTCCCCAAAAGTCGATTTCCCGCTGCACGATTTGTTCGCGGGTCATGACCTGCCAGATACCAGGACGGTAGTCCTGCAGGCGAGCGGCCACGGCATGCGGGTCCGCGCCGCGGCGCAAGCGAATCAGGCCCAGGTCGACTTGTTGTAAGGGAGCTCCGCGGCCGCGGAAGGCGAAGTAGCGGGCAAAGTTGTCTTGGCTCATTAGGAGCGAGCCATCATTGGCAAAGTCGGTGCCGATTTTGATCGTGCCGGTAATGTCCAGGTTGCGGTCGAGCAGCTCAATCGGTTGTTGATACAGCTCGGTGGGGTGATTGATTGCAAACTCGTAGATCTGCCGCGTGCTGCGGTCCAACAG from Roseimaritima ulvae includes these protein-coding regions:
- a CDS encoding SlyX family protein, with translation MSDADRITELEIQLAHQQRITEQLNEVLTEQNKVIDGLTRRLQALDNQVRQLRERPQAEPDMLDEKPPHY
- a CDS encoding FtsX-like permease family protein, translating into MRTPLAWKNLTADWRRLLLGAAGVGFAVVLMFMQNGFRNALLDSPVQMVRMLNTDLVAISAARYSLPSEQYFSLDLLQQAATDPDVVHVAPLYIERERAQIRVVGEKRRPIRVIAVPLEPGLFLDEEINAQLDRLQGPETALLDRSTRQIYEFAINHPTELYQQPIELLDRNLDITGTIKIGTDFANDGSLLMSQDNFARYFAFRGRGAPLQQVDLGLIRLRRGADPHAVAARLQDYRPGIWQVMTREQIVQREIDFWGKQTPIGMIFFVGSLMGFAVGVIICYQILFTSIHDAMPEFATLKAMGYPNRFFLGLVVRQSLYLSLIGFVPALLVSWALFQLLQWAVGLPMLLDASRIGMVLILTILMCLVSGLLALRKLYNADPASLF